Within Quercus lobata isolate SW786 chromosome 5, ValleyOak3.0 Primary Assembly, whole genome shotgun sequence, the genomic segment GCCTTTCAAGATCTGCAGATATTTTGACAATTAGTCATCAGTTGAGAGAGTAGTAGCCTAAAGTAGTTGAAAATCACATTTTGATGGGATGCAAAATCAGCCATTATTGATTGTTTATGATACACTACACAAGAATATGTCTCTTGGATATTAACTCACTATCCAAAGTTGATGGGATGCAAAATCAGCCTTTCTTCTCATTAATAATTGCAGATAAATTTAGGCAAATTTCAAGAGTCCAACCAAAAGAATATGCTAGATTTATCAAAACTATGCCTATGTTAACaatcctgcacttgggagtCCAGTGTACTCGATTCTTCATGCAATATGCTTGGCCGAAGTAAGAATCTTGACATGCTTTTTCTTCCTCAACTCATGAGGGACAGGCCCAAAAACTCTGGTGCCAATAGGCTGGCCTTGCTTGTCAACAAGTACCACAACATTATCATCAAACTTCACCTCACTACAATCGCAACGACCGCGTTGCATGGCAGCACGCACAACCACACCATACACAACCTTTCCTTTCTTGACTTTTCCATTTGGATGGGCTTCCTTGACTGATGCAACTATTGTATCTCCCAATCTTGCACCTTTCTTCCCGTTCAAAGCTTGTATGCACATCACCTTTTTTGCCCCCGAGTTGTCCACAACTTTGAGAACAGTCCTCATCTGAATGAAAGTCCTTCGTTGCTGTAAAATTGCAAAGAGAAAGATTAAGTTGATTAAGGTAAGAACAATGGACCTCCAACAATAGATCTGAGCAAAATGGACTTCTAAACCCTTTGTCAAGATCATATGAATTGCTCCACAATAAGGTGTTATGAGCCTTTGTTCTTTGAAACAAAACGTATAATAGCTTCCTTCCAGCATTTTAAGGGAGATGATTAAAGCAATTCTTCCTTTCAAGGCATAGAATGATGCTAATTGGTCTCTAAACAAGTCAACTTGATAACTAACCTAAATTCTatattctcttaaaaataagttgtacATGGTAAATAGGTCaggtataataaataaaaaacatacacacacaaaaacacacacacagcagACATTCAGATATGACCCTGCATTACCTAGCTATTACTAGAAGCTTTGTGAATTTATGTTCTCTAGCCCTGTCATAATTTTACATTGAATTCAAGGAATCTAGGTAGGAATTCCACTATGATTCggaagaagaaaattatttctctAAAGAGGAGTAAACATGCTTGTCCTATTTACAATTCTAAGAGCATATTTTTCGACTGTCAAAAGGTTTGATTCCTCATATATATTTGAtggaaaaatttcaaaaaaaaaatgacggtctaaaaaaccaaaaatttattgaagTCAACAAGGTAATAATGCCTCTTCCAAACCATTAAGATTAGCAACAGCAAGAAAGTTACTCCATCCCAGCCTATCAAAAGCTCCACTTCAATTTATCTCTTACTTTGCAATATAACAAGAATAGCTTTAAATTTTGGACAcccaactaataaaaaatttcaaagaatatTGCACAGGAAGCAAATCAAAATcttaaaacaattatttttcaatttgttagTAACTTATGCACTCCATAAGACTTGAACTAGAGATATCATCTAACACTccatcatcaatatatatataaaagcagagacctcatgtggGAGAGCATAAGGTTCTGCTAAGTGGCACATTTGTTAAGCTTCTCTCATTTAGGCTTCCACCTTATCAAAGTTTACATTTATGTAAAACTTTTAATTCATAGGCCTCATTTGGGAgaagggaatggaatagaatggaaaagaataaaaagaataattttataatattcttcccttccccttgtttggaagttttgatggagggaatggaaaactcattcccttatttgggagtttaagtggaagggaatggaatggaatgagtaggagggaacactcattcctcacTATtgccttaaaatctcaaattttcattccccctcaaattgggaggaatgggatggaatggaattagattcaatgatttttttactaaaactcccaaaatacctctgtatattcaattatttattttaaaataggggtttaatagtaatattgttataaaatgaatccattccatttcctccatgttgctcccaaacaagattatttacattccattcattttcattcctttattttaaagtatccaatcaaggttacttaattccatttcattcttttccattcctttctcttgcttaaatacattccattccattccgtTCCTTTCTATTCCCTTATGattatttcattccattctattcccttcccttatgaactcccaaacggagcCTAAATGTGTCAATGAAGTGAAAATACATTAATTATCTATAAGTATgcactaattatatatataagaattttatatggcttttaaaaatatatatataagaaagaaaaaacattacGTGAGAGACCATGCGATTCTATCATGTGGCGCTTTGTAAGagtaatttttcatttagcTTTACTCCTCAACTTCTTTACATATTTggattataataaaattctattaataGGATATCACAATTTTCATTAAGTGTTTAACTTACCACTATCATACTTCAATAACATAAACATGACATCATaaattttagattatatttCCATAAGCCAACTAAACATttacatttttctcaaaaaaataaataataaataaacatttacaagtaattacaaattttttatgctaaatCCAAGCCAATgtagaaacaaaaattatgattaaaaatttcagcaaaaaaataaatgattaaacaaacaatcaacttattacactacatttttttttgaaaagatattACACCACATAATaactaatttctaatttatGTAACTTTTTCTCTATAGTTTAATTCTCCATCCCcttaattttgtattacatcattaatttaacaaaaatctcTTTATGTTATTGCAACATTATTTCATGttattactttaaaatattttggatattttatATAAGTTTTTCACATAACAGCTTAAAGCATTATCTGCACGTCACGCAGGACCATGGCTAGTTCTTACAAAGGCTGGAAGAGCCATTTGAACCAAAAAGTCACTAATAGtgaaaaatcttcaaatatCTCAACTACAatcttacaaaataaaaaacaacaataacagaAGAAGACACTGACCTGAGAGAAGGAATTGCTGCATGCCTCATGTGATGTGCTCAGAAAACCAGACAATTTGTGGTCAAGGCCCCCCAAAAATGAACGGCCCACTAATATGCAGTGAGCCAAAcagtttaaaataataataaataaataaaaaacccccaaagtcaagaaaataaattaacaaggAAATGTTGGGAAATATTAGGAACCAATAAGTAATTGCAGCTCATTATAATCAACTATCATGGTCATCATGGCAGAACGAGGGAGAAGCAAGTTCAATTAGGCATGATTAAGTTCAGATTCAATTATTTTAGTCCAAGGAACAAACTTAAGCTTTGTCAATTCTACTAGgccaaatatttaattttatcaatagtACACGTATTAGTACAAGATGTggtaaatattaatttattttaaataagtttgCCATGTTAATAAGTGATTAACAATGGACTGAAGCCCTAAGGGAATGACAAGTGGCATCACATCATTGGAAATTAGTTGGTGGTAGTTACCTCAAGCGAAAACTGTCATTTTGAGTGGTTTATGGAAAGAGTACGTGAGTACCACATGAGAAGGTAGTTACCTCGAGGCAGTTATCAAAGTGCTTTCAACTGGGATCGTGGGATTAAAGGCTAATGAAAACGTGACACATGGTAATGATGACAAGATTAACTATCAAAGTCTCAAGTATAAATAGCGAAAGATGTTTTCACGCAAGACAAACACACTCACACATAAAAATCCCAAAGAATCATCTCTCATTGTATCAGAAATATTTGTAGGCTTGTACACAAGTAGGCTTgcgaataaatttaaaaagtaattcCTCTAAATCCTATAAACCATTGTAGgacttcaacaaaaataaaaactattaacaTGTATAAATCATggagttaataaaaaaaaatgatatgagaTATAAACTCACAAGAGATAACTATATACATAGAGGCGGGTTGGACAAGGTCTAGGTGgtttaaaaaaaactcaacccACCGCCCAACCCCACCCGCCACTTCAATAGTTGAACCCACCCAACCCACTTAGAAATAATATCATATCCATATGGAGCGATATGGAGGGGACCGGGTCGGGCAGCCTACTCACtgtcctcttcctcctcctcctcctctttttcttcttcttcttcttcttcttcttcttcttcaatctctGATTTTTCAAGGAATTTAAAAACGCCAGGACCAACCTGGTCCCCATGGGTATCCTGTA encodes:
- the LOC115991796 gene encoding 50S ribosomal protein HLP, mitochondrial-like, with product MAASLASKWSRVGRSFLGGLDHKLSGFLSTSHEACSNSFSQQRRTFIQMRTVLKVVDNSGAKKVMCIQALNGKKGARLGDTIVASVKEAHPNGKVKKGKVVYGVVVRAAMQRGRCDCSEVKFDDNVVVLVDKQGQPIGTRVFGPVPHELRKKKHVKILTSAKHIA